In Alosa sapidissima isolate fAloSap1 chromosome 4, fAloSap1.pri, whole genome shotgun sequence, the following are encoded in one genomic region:
- the tmem51b gene encoding LOW QUALITY PROTEIN: transmembrane protein 51b (The sequence of the model RefSeq protein was modified relative to this genomic sequence to represent the inferred CDS: inserted 2 bases in 1 codon) has translation MCSSGTGLCGSGGEGGAQRRSTQSSSGSRYALCALGVGLVALGVVMIIWTVVPLDAATNQNDTLLKPHPTDGPDEEEESKTKTSSVAFVLVGSGAAILLLAVCLGVREKKRVQRRGAQQDTAGAQFSDQEEEADSSAEPPPNYGVPSYEEAVGSGQYPIRQSNLRNSTTHLPSYEDLIAAVENEGDGTDPGPSTAPPLDPHTPPAVTDAPAPPAPXPQRSTSRASRILRPLRVRRFRSEKLHLKEIRLNINPPAPGTVVIEPITPPPQYDGEKLPEL, from the exons atgtgttcgAGTGGCACAGGGTTGTGTGGGTCGGGTGGTGAGGGTGGTGCCCAGCGCAGGTCCACTCAGAGCAGCTCCGGCTCCCGTTACGCCCTCTGTGCCCTGGGCGTGGGCCTTGTGGCGCTCGGCGTGGTCATGATCATCTGGACCGTCGTTCCCCTGGACGCCGCCACCAACCAGAACGACACGTTACTCAAGCCCCACCCCACGGACGGGccagacgaggaggaggagtccAAGACCAAGACGTCGTCCGTGGCGTTCGTGCTGGTGGGGTCAGGAGCGGCCATCCTCCTGCTGGCCGTGTGCCTGGGCGTCCGGGAGAAGAAGAGGGTCCAGCGTAGAGGCGCCCAGCAGGACACAGCAGGGGCCCAGTTCAGCGACCAAGAAGAGGAGGCGGACtc gtcgGCTGAGCCGCCCCCTAACTACGGCGTGCCGAGCTATGAGGAGGCGGTGGGCAGCGGTCAGTACCCGATCCGGCAGAGCAACCTGCGCAACAGCACGACCCACCTGCCCTCCTACGAGGACCTCATCGCCGCCGTGGAGAACGAGGGAGACGGAACCGACCCTGGGCCCAGCACCGCCCCCCCTCTGGACCCGCACACCCCCCCGGCCGTCACCGATGCCCccgccccccccgcccc cccccagcgGAGCACCAGCCGGGCCAGCCGAATCCTCCGTCCACTGCGCGTGCGACGCTTCAGGTCCGAGAAGCTGCACCTCAAAGAGATCCGGCTCAACATCAACCCCCCGGCGCCCGGCACGGTGGTCATCGAGCCCATCACCCCCCCGCCACAGTACGACGGAGAGAAGCTGCCCGAGTTGTGA